A window of Miscanthus floridulus cultivar M001 chromosome 12, ASM1932011v1, whole genome shotgun sequence genomic DNA:
CAAAGGCAAGGTTCGTCCTCCGGGATTCTCGGGAGCACCAGCGCTGGGAAATTTTTGGTGGACAAGGGCATGTCATGATGTTCGAGCTCATCGAGCTATCCGCGAAGCTGGAGAGCACCCAgaagcaggctcagtttgccCAGCAGTTGGTTGAGGTCGACCTGTAGCTTGCCGCGGAGGTGAGTTTTTGgtacttctccttgccctttgaatctttcgttGGTTGTTTTTATAACGCCTGTTTTCGACAGGAATAAGGAAGGTGTCATCCCATAAGTCTCACTTCCTCTGGGCAGAACACACCcagatggctgagcttgagcgccGGGTGGAGTTCGCTTGCCGCGAGTCCTAGGTCCGAGCGGCCGAGGTGGCTACGGCACGGGCGGAGGAGCAGCGTGCGGCAGAGCGGGCGATTGCtgtcgagcaagggctcgaggcggcaaaGGTCCGTTAGGCAGAGACTGAGGCGGGGCTGCACATGTCCCTGGCGAGCACCGAGGCGGCGCTCCAAGAGGCCTTGAcagcccttgagccagagcgaGCCACCCTAGAGTTGGCATAGAAGGCCCTAGGGGCAGAGCAGAGGGCTCGGTCAAAGGCGGATCGGGAGGTGCTCATGCTCTGggactaggtgatggggatggaggatgtGAGTGCCTGGCTACGTGAGCAGGTGGCTCGGCAGgtagaggatctctccacccttgatgCCTCTTGCGTCGGTgcgtacctttttgttttctcgtgGTGTTGATTCCTTTTCCCCCAGCCTGTTTTTGAGCTTGTTGCCCTCCTCGCAGAGCTAGGagaaaaggtgaaggcgctggagcgagACCTAGAGACGACCAAGGCAAACTTCAGCCGAAAtgtcgaggagctggccaagtcccgtgaagagcgacatgctctcgagggggagcttggTCAGATTCGCAATGCTGCCTAGCTCGTCGTCTTGGAAGTCTTTGGGtcagcgccaagtaccagcgcgtCTACGGTtcagctggtggaggtcccggACCTAGACTTCGCCACTGTCTGtggcgggtatgctgaaggcctgagcatggaggacatctagtCAATTGGGGTGAGCCTGTTGCCGCATGCGCGGTTGGTGTCAGAGCAGGTCtccaccgagtgggtgatggatgttcgccgtcaggacatggcccgaagcatgcgtggagaggaTGCCTTCGAGCCTGTAGATAGCACGGAGCCTGGTTTAGGGGGTAATGTCGCCTCGGCCCTGATCGAGCCAAACGTCGTGCTGTCGGAGAGCgagcagcctgcgccttcgtCGGTCGCGCCGTCAACAGATGCCGCTGGGTCGGTTTAATGCCTTTTTTAAAtacaagtagttagtaaatgtaaaaagtttaagttcatggggggaacccctgtgtaaaatgttcatgtgtgttttaatgactgcaatcggtttttgtttttgtgatggagttgctcctttcggggaagcttgttcccttttgttccttagttctcccttagcataattttgttttaaatttctttctatctcgtacctgcccatttaTTCCGTAGGTCACAACTTTGCGAGCCCAGGGCGTGGccgcgaggctcggccggtcatagccataggaaaaggcggggtgcgatcagtcggaatgttctaaagcaaagttacgtaaggtaaaacaaaggaacaaactacccttttgttcaggtaggaaggagtttcttcatacaaaACCAAAAAAGTACTTagggtaaaaacaaaaacaaaggggtagtagagccccctagtggagcccccgagcgccccaagccgaaaagtgttcgggtcggggcgctcttacaggagcgttcgctaagtaaaggtaagactgaaacttaggaagagAAGAAAAGACATAGTTGTTCTAAGGTCATTGGAGagagcgtcgtcgtcgttgtccttcagtcggtaggcttccGGTCAGATCCCTTCGTGCtctagtcgtctggatccttgtccgctgcacccccttcttcggtcgctgtctcctcgcctttttcttcctttggcctaccgacctacctcagcaggcgcctaaggagctggtagtccttgtagagatggttgatgggatagttgtggttggtgcatgggctctccatgagatcgtggaagtggcccggagggtcttgctAGGGCTGAGTGCCCGCGTAATCTGTCGCGGcggccaacgcggagttggccgctcgacggtgatcctttctgttcttctttcccctatgtgtggaggggccttcgtcttgatcctggcgcttggccttgcctttgtcgcgGCCCCCGTTGAAGCGCGGCAGAAAAGGTgcttgctgggggtgttggacaaaggtccgtggttccaggctatcagggctgggactccgaccGACATTGCACGCGTCTTGGTTTGGCCCAAGCCGCGCATAGATAGGCGGTCGGCACGGGGTGGCcgtcaagtcaagatgaggtgtGGTTGTGGCTTCTTGTGCCACAATCGGTGGTTGTGGCGatgacagggtgtagtgccccatctgttgTGTCCTTATTCCCCGGACGGGGAGCGAGGTCACGAGTCGGCGTCGTGATgcggagcactccgcttgttgaacggcggtggtctccaacagtacccggaggttctggtggattgctcgTCCACGAGGGTTGTTTGGCTCGGGCAGGTCACGtaggagcattgccgcggcggcCATGTTCTAGCTGGCCcaagcgaactgtggggggtTGGTCCCCCAAACTGGAGCATTGCGCTAGGACTGACGGGCACGACCTCGATCGCCGCCCGCCGGTCCATGCGCATAGGGCGCAGCATGGTGCGCGGGGCGCGTTCGTGCAGTTGGcggctgatgcggccactatcgtcgtagatcctccccgtgctcacctatgagctcgggggtctccgcgtGAGGACCCGGCGGGGCGTGGGTCCGGAAGGACTCTGTTACCCCTAACGGCCGTTCCGGGGCATCCGCCGCAGCGTACTTCCGGgaccgacggtggctaggcgccatgtcactgatgctggagccatcactcccgacgtcatcatccatgatgtcgaggaaacaggtgggagcatagctcgccatccccacgaactcagacgtgagagggtgtggtgccagcaccttttggagtccccgggcgtatgcgtccatggaagacgcaaggccataggggaaccggccatATGGCGGCTGCGATGGGGACAACGATAACCCACCGggtatttggcggaagatagagcgtagtaagtaaataacaacatgtatattactcacagcggggtttgagcagagagtttgcttggaatgaagcgcagatgccgtgccgttgaagtcgcgcgtcccggagtcgatggaggacgtcccttcgacgggtgccgggtcatgagcctcctcgcggaggtgaagtacgccgagccggttgacgacgaagtctaggctcccaaagcggaaggcctgggacggctcgaagatgggtggaacccgcatcccggcagGTGAGAGTGcagggaactccagcgagccaaagcgaatcgtatcgcccgagcccaccaCGGTGGGGGTGgtagaaaaatgggccatccgatgaccaaaagagtgttgaacgtacaacgtcttccccacggtgggcgccaactgtcggtgcagaaagtgaccaactagtaaatatttatagttttgctgtacgttgtgatcggaggtggcctagcactcaatgacacaggatttatactggttcaggcaacgtgccctacgtccagttgggatCGGTCGgcaactttattcctgagcccaggtgctcgaagtctgtagtggggttacaaacgagaaggagaaaggagggggtatacaagGGGTTCGGAAGGCTCCGACCGGAGGGGTTGCGGTCGAAACTCGGTGGTACTGCGGTTGTAAGGGGTTGGTGTCGAtatagtgagtctgagcttgaagaagtcgatctctcctggttggagggagcgcatcctcttttatagatgaaggggatggctctctacatgtgagagggagagagtatagaTATTTCTAAAGCCTtactgcctacggtgatgaaaactggataatggttcaAGCTttccaatactgtcgatgtcgctgtaggatgtcagatgtgcatggggggtcgagatatcttcttcaggaaggatggacgctggTACCTgtaaatacttctggatgcctggtggcatgtgaggagctgcGCTATGTTCGCTCGGTATGGCAGATCTTGaagcccatactgcgatcgatgtccagagacacgtggggggcttaccgtatgggagtttctagcggcccctacaatactttgtgtcagggtggctgcagagcactgtttcgcgcagggtatggtccctggtatagtggttttgacctgtgagccatgccttgtctttctccgcacgtcttctggttccttccgaacggggagccctccggtcggatggctccagtcggcccttagtacgccggtcggagaagagcggtgagcaggcttcccgcgagccccggttgcggggtcggagtaggaagcagcgttttgggccgagccttccgattggagagactgcttggagacggctggtgcctgaagcgagtgctccggtcgttgaggtgggccgaagaagctgacgagcgggcgcctgttcttacgggtagaccttccggtcgacgaTCGGACTGCTCTTTCGGCCTactgtgttttagttttttgggccgtcccatgaaatatatgtttgttttcctgggccgagcccgggcgtggaagccggtcctcgaggaaccccaggtttatgaacccgacaccgacGCACCGACATCACCGTTTCCTCAGCCTCGGCTTGTGGATCAACGGGGTCTCAAACAGGATGCATACCCGCGCCTCCAATTGTATCTGTTGGCATCCATCTATGCTTGCCTCTATTAATCAAGACGTCTGTCTTGCAAAATTCCTTTTGTGATAATGTGATCGGTCCCTCCATGTATAATTCTTGGCTCTGCGCCCTGATATTAGTAGTGGTTGACCAACATCATCAGCGTGCATAATTCTTGGCTCTGCGCCCTGATATTAGTAGTGGTTGACCAACATCATCAGCGTGCATGCGCGCATCGCTGAGCAATACAACGCAGCTTGGCGAGACATCTTCGCTTCACGGCAGAGCACGGATGCACGGTAGTGTTGTGTCCTGTCACCTGTGTAGTGCAGTGAGCCCAGGAGGGACAAGCCGACAAGGCCCAAGTTTGTTTCAAGTCCATGGGATTCGATCGGCTAGATTGTGGCCTGCAGTTTCCACCACATGGTTCGAAAATTCACGGTTTgtcttattattttatttggccAAAAAGGGGAGCATTCGCGTAATTATTAAAGCATAGAAATTGTATCCTAATACGGGCTCTTGTTAGGCTTATTATTCTCTTGTTGCCACACAAGGCCTTAACAAAAACTTGCCTATAGTTGTTCACCACCTTTGCAACTGATGAACTGATCCCAGGATCCCATTCCCATAGCAGCTACTACGTGCCTACTACGTACTGGTTCTAAGTCTTTCTACCTATTCGCTTGTTGATTTTAGTCAGGATTTATCAGTTATggtatattatttttattttataataaaCCAGTACCAGTTAAGCTTATCAACCCATAAACCGATCAGCAAACAAGTTGTTTGTAATCGATCGAGCACgggtttatttcttttttccaaGAACGTACGCAGGCATCAGGTTTTACACGGGAACGGGATTGGCGATGGCCGGCACCGTTGCCGTATAGGAGCGTGATTTCTTAAGCATGACAACATGTCAACATGAGCTACTGCAGCGTCGCCGTCGCGCAGGCAGTTAGCTCATTAGCTGGGTTAGGTTAGGTTTCCTGTGCTCTGCGTACGTACGCGTCCCTAGCTAGCTATCCCTTTCACGGTTACACTGTCGCCAACAATGAGCTCATACGAACATCTAAATCTAAAATGGATAGCAAGAGATCTAAAATCAGTCTTCAACAAAGTAactatacgggagacctattcTGGATTGCctaagaggcacaacccaaatatgagcatCCCATCTCCTGAAAACCCATTggcagaaatgattctcttttagatcTTGTTGTTGGATAAGAtgccgaataggtattgaacTTTTTGCCTGTAGTGCTATCCAAGGACGAataagtcttgtattttgggtattattgttggagatagccttaggCAATAGGAGGCATATGGATGGCCGGATGGGGCAGTTGCGTCTTGCATGTATGTAGTGTTAAAAGGCAGGCAGAGGCATGAGCATGcataagggcttgtttggttggAGACCTGGGTGACTTACTTGGCAGAAAGTGTTGCCTGGAAAGCTGATGAGTTTTGCCTGGTGAGGCAAGGTCAGAGACAGTCTGTTTGGTTTGATGCCTGTGCCTGAGAATGCTTATGCGACTGaaattttactttttttttattgTTTGTATATGATTAATGAACGCTATTATTGTGTGTTTACTAAATAAATAACTTAAGTTAATTATCTATTCTTTGTTAAAATattaatttaattttttttctaatgACATATCTCTATATGTATTTAATTATAGTAGAAAGAGATAAGTAAAGacaaaaaaatatttttgtgTTTAGACAGTAAAAAAAAATTGTCGCTACGTGACTCCTATTCCATTAGCTAATCATGGTGATTAGGCGAGACAACAATCATGCCAGAGCCCGGCACTCAGTTTTGAATTAcactataatatttttctctacaAATATACAATAATTTATGGTATCTTATATACTATGTTAGCGTTTATACATGGAAAAAGGGAGAGGAAGAACCTGCTGTAATTATGGTCTTTTGGAATTAATCAAGTGACCATTAATGTCAATATGTGTTTAGACCAGGTAAACTACGCAGCCTGAGCCAAGCGGACGTTTTCCACCGTCTGGGCGTGCACACGGCTGCCTGCGTCAGTCAAGCTCTCAGGGCGAGCTCCTAAGGTATCCAAACAGGCCCCAAATGCGAACGATTCGTGAGGCGCCCACTTTCCTCCTCCCTCTCTGCGTACGCACGCGTCTACTAGCTTTTACATTTTCTTTCTCACAAAAAAAAGAACTCCACTCCACGTATCATGGATCGATCAGCGAGCTGGTGAGCCTGTGACTGACTGTGATGATGGAGCTGTGAAGGTCACTGTCTCCCCTGAAAATCTGGGAGACACACTTTGTCCGTGTTGGCGAAATGTCACAACACGAGCTGTGAACCTGATCGATAGATGGCCAATAAACAGTGCACCTATGACCTATCTCTGCCAGCATGCATATGCAGAGACGACACGGCTACATCTGCGCGCGCGTATGGCTGTGGGCCGTGGCCGCATCACCGCATGTGACGTCGGCGGCGGAGAGGACGGTTCTGCAGCTTGTCAAGGCTGAGGTTGTTGCGAGAGCGCGTGTATCAGGTGCAGGTGCAGCGATGCTATACGGCGGGCGTAAAACTCACCAAACCCAACCATCTGACCCGGCAGAGGAGGGGCAAGAAAGATAGGTCGACaaccgccggccggccggccgaacACGAAACGACCTAGCGCGATCTCGGGCTCATGACGAACGGCAGCACAACCTGGTCCAGTCATCGACCAGCATGCGTGGACCAGTACTGGAGCAACACGCGAGGACCTACTGTCCGTGTGTTCTCTCGATCGCTTCATCGGTTGGCATGGGGACTTCGTGTCCGACGCTGTGATGCTGGCTGCAGCACGCACGGCACGGCAAGAACGCACGCACCTGGGAAGCAACAGAGGATGGAGGGAGACGGGGGCAAACAAAATCCCCCCGTGCGTCGTGGGCATCGGCGCATCGCAGATGGCGATGGCCATAGCCCATAGCTTAGCTAGCCTGCGCGTTGGACGTACTTGGGCGCCGGCGGTTGCTTTCGGGGCGTCGTGATCGGCCAGATCCGTTGGTCATCCGCTCCCGTTTCGTCCGCGGACAAATCAAACAGCTAGCCGGCACACATGCCACACAGCTCCGGAAGTCTGGATGCCGCTATACTGCACGTACGCTTACCATTGTCGCTGCAGTGGAAACTTCTCCTGCAGAGACACTGTCTGCCTTTTTTTGCGATTCGTTTCAGAATTCAGATCAGATGGCCTTCGTTCGTTCCGCGCCAAGTGGTGTGCATGGTTGATCCAGTCCAAAGGAACCAATCAAAAGGGTGTTGAACAGTGGCCTTCTTTGTATCGTATATGGGTCGTTGCATGGTCACCGCTACATCTGTCTTTACAGGCAATCAAACACCGTGCCTTTGTAGGTGTACGTCAAAGCATCGACAATTACAGGATTACTGTATCCGCCTATATATTTAAACAAGCACTCACTTTTCATGTCACCGCGCGCGTCCAGTTCACCTGCACACCTGGCAACCGCATCCACGTAAGGCCTTGTTCGGATGCAtgcgtattcatctcaatccacctgtgttggagtggaatgtaatagaatttagtttaatttcactctaatccacttcaacacacgtggattgagatgaatacatacgCATTTAAACATGACCTTATTGAGTAGCCTGCAAGTCTGCATAAACTCATCAATCAGGCATTATGGCTGCTCGATCATCTGCAGGGACGTTTGTTCGTAAAGCGATGGCTCTGCGAACTTTATAATAATCTAAACCATATTTACTAGTGCTAAATATATATGATGCTCCCTTTCCCTTTTGCGACTTTAGGTTCAAcggaaatatatatatgatgcttttgtggagaCACGATCGTACCTTCCAAAGTTCCAAGTGTAGGGACAAAGCATCTTCTGGTTAGTTGGAAAAGATAATAGCAAAGTGAGCACTGACCATGAGCagcacactcactcactcactctacAGTGCTCCCACTCCATCGCCTTTTTTTCAAGCTACCTCCAAGGTTAAGGAGCTGTATCTTTCCGTTGCAATACTCATTGGCTGGAAATGCCACTGCAGAAAGCAAAGCGCCCCCCCTTTTATTCAAATCTCTGAATTTATTCTTCATATATAAAAAATCAAGGTGCACACAGCATATTCGACCATAGTTCAGattagaattagatgatggtagCTTCCAAGAAATTCAGAGCATCTGATCAGCATCAAGAATGCAAAGGAAGGGAACGAAGGGAAAGGACTAAGGAGAGCGTGCAGAGCACCCAAGGAAAGGAAAGGAAGGTTAAGGAAAGGAGAGGCGAGGAGGAAAAAGATGGTGAAAGAAAGCCAGGGCAGGCGAACAACCAAGTCGAAGTCGGAAGCAGTGGTAGAGGAAAAAAGAATCCCCTCACACCAAAGCAACTTTCCTCAACAGGGCACACCAAGCaggtgcactgcactgcacttctAGAACCTGGATTCGCGCGGCGTGCTCCCGGGCCTCGACGATTAGTAAAACCAATACCACTAGTCTATTATCCACGACGCCATCATGGCAAGAGTTACCGTTGGTAAAAAGCTAATCTGGTCCAATCCAACCACCGCCCGTCACCGATGATTGTTTACACTAATAAATAGTAATAAAATAAAGCTCGAAGAGGAAAGAAAGCGCGCGGATCTAGCTCAACTGCGGCATCATGTTCGCGTAAGCTTCGCAGACAGAAACCATAACGGAACGGCTGGTCTGCAAGCTCTGCAGTTGCAGCGGGAGGGCTGGCTGAGGCGCGGTCAAAAACGGCCTTAGTATTCAATGGCGTAGTTGTAGTTCGACGCTGGAGTTGGCAGGAACGAGCGGTGAATCGACTCGTCAAGCAATTATCGATGATTTCGTTTTCGGTCGGCCTCAGCTGTTGAAGCAGCAGGCTACGATGCGAAATGACCCTTTCCGTTCCCTTCTCCACCTGCCTTGTAACCATCGCGGCAACGTGGGCACTTCCAAGCTTTATTAGCTGGTGATGTTGGCGTCTATCTGATCACACCAATAATCCTCTATGACCCCACCACACACACATACTCCTACATCTTCTTCCTCTACCTGCTCATACACCTCTCTGTGACTCTCTCTCATAAGCAATTAAGCATTGCCATTTCAGCACAGAGAGGAAAGGGCGTAGTGCGTGCCACAGAGCGAGACAGAGGAAAGGGAGACGAGCGTTGAGGCCTGGCCCTACGCCATTGATGCGGCAACACTAGTAGCAGAGAGAGGGGCAGCTGCAGCTGAGGCCAGGCTCAAGAAACCGAGAGGCGAAGGGAAGCATGGAGCCTCCGCTGGAGCCTGCGCCAGGACGGAGAGGGAGACgcctgctgccgctgctgcttcTGTGGGCTCTCGCCTTCGCATTGGCCGGCGGTGCGACCGCGTggcctcaccctcaccctcacGGTCACGGCGGCTCCGTCGGCCTtggcgcctccgccgccgccggtgctggTGCCGGCAGGACCatggcgggcggcggcgagcggTGGTACAGGGATCTGGCGCTCAGGAGGATGGAGAGCGTCACATCCTCCTTCGGGGCCAGAAGAGATTTGGCAACGGTATGTATGTCTTTCCTGTCGCAtgctttttctttcctttagctTTCGGGTTCTTCGTTCTCCGTTCTCGCTTGAGTGCGGTGCGGGTGGGGTTCAGGTGTTCATTGCTCTTTGCTCCTACGTCCTACCCtccttttttttaattatttatttattgtttttAAATTCATCATACGGTCCCTTGCAGTAATGAGTTGTTTAATGGCCAGATCGTAGCAGTCTCGTCCAGTCAGTCAGTCCCCTCTGAATCTCCTCTGATCATTTGGAGTGCACGGGCACCAGCAAATTAGAGAGACAGACAGACAGATGCGTCGGCTTGCTTTGCAGCTAAGCTTTTACTGGGAGTACATTAATTCTTGCATTTTGCAAGAAAAGTACTCCCTCCAAATAACTGTACTTCTGCGGTTCAAAATTTTCCCCAAATTAAACGACCACATTGCGTATGAGATCCAATATGCATTGCCAAGCTATCTCCTAGAAGGTTGTGCTGCAGCAAGAAAGCAACGCAATGTAAAAATTGACATTGAATAAAATGGTAAGCTGACGCAAGGAGCGGAGTATGTGTGCGGTTCCTGGTCACAAGCTTGCTCCATTTACTGTGCATGCTGTGACTTTCGTGCAAATTGGTGCGGCAGGGTGAAACACGTCAGATGTCAGGGCCTACTTTTCGTAGGGTAATATTGTCATTTGCCTTGTGTACTAAGTTCTCTTTCATGAACCTAAATGTGCAGATAAAattgaacggagggagtaacagCCTTTACCACCAACCAAATGGAGCTTTTGCAATTACAAGTAAAACCACCCCCACCGTCTCGATTTCCGCCGGTCGTCACTTTCGTTTGctggtttcaaccagcccaaaccaatcagcaacagtatttttctttcataacaaaccagcaccagccagcctaaatCAATACAGAAATCGATCAGCGAACAGGCCGACTGTCATGCTCAGCAGATCCACACAGTGTTCAGCTGGCATTAAATTTAGTGTAGCAGCTGAAAACACTGTTTGTATTGAAACTtgacgagagaaaaacactgaccGAAAACAAAAACTAAAAAAACTACCAGCCCGCCGACGCTGACCAGCGCAACACGCTGCCAATCATCTGAAGCCTTCCTGGAGAAGCATTACTCAAAATGTCAGGCTCGTCGGTCAGCCAAGCCAACCACCACCATAGGACAGGACGCAAGAGTCATACGCGAGCCGTTTCACCGATGCGCTCCTGCTGCGAGGCCGCCATTTTGCATTGCAGGTGCGTCAGGTTCTTGACCGCAGCAAAGCGCATGACGCCGTCCGTCTGAAACTCTCAATCTACCCCCGCCTGCATTTTCCTCGCGCCAAACTTACGGCATTGCCCACCCAGTTTCCCCGTGCGATTTCGTCAGGAAATGGTTGGCGTGCTCAAACTCCGCACTCCAGCGCTGGCAaagcaactttttttttttttccaaaccTCTGTTTCCGTCTCCGGCAGCGGCAATGCCATGCCAACCACCGCTACCTGCCCCGCGCCAAACGAAAGATATTCGTGCAGCCGTGCTCGCCCCGTGTCAGTCGCACACGATTGCCGCGTCCGTGCGGCAGTCTTTAGTTCAGCGACAacaggcaaagtttttttttcacccCTTCGGAAGTCGGAACTGTACTGACACGTCTATCTGACCTGGCGTGGATGCAGGCTTCGGCGAGCGCGCGGGTGTACCACGTGACGGACTACGGCGCGGACCCGACCGGCGCCGCCGACGCCACGGCGGCGATCAACAAGGCCATAGCGGACGCGTTCCGCTCGCCGTCCAACGCCACCATGACCGGCGGCATCCCGGACCTCGGCGGTGCCGAGGTGCACCTCGACGGCGGCACGTACCTCATCAAGGGGCCCCTCACGCTGCCGGCATCCGGCGGCGGAAACTTCAAGGTGAAACCGACACGTACCGATCGCCATTTCTGTTTTTTTTGCTAATAGAATAAGGTTGCTGGCTGGCTACTTCCACTGCTGACACATGCATACTCGTACGTCGTTACCGGCGCGTGGTGCAGATCCACAGCGGGTCGCTGCGCGCGTCCGACGACTTCCCGACGGACCGGTACCTGATCGAGCTGTCGGCGTCCAAGAGCAACGGCGGCGGGCGGAGCTACGACTACGAGTACGCCACGCTGCGTGACCTGATGCTGGACTGCAGCtaccgcggcggcggcgtgacgGTGGTGGACTCGCTCCGCGTCGCCATCGACAACTGCTACGTGGCGCACTTCGCGTCCGACGGCATCGCGGTGCGCGGCGGGCACGAGACGTTCATCCGCAACACCTTCCTCGGCCAGCACATGACGGCCGGGGGCGACCCCGGGGAGCGCGGCTTCACGGGCACGGGGATCCGCCTCGACGGCAATGACAACTCCGTGTCCGACGTCGTCATCTTCTCCGCGGCCACGGGGATCATGGTCACCGCGCCGGCCAACTCCATCTCCGGCGTGCACTGCTACAACAAGGCCACGGGCTTCGGGGGCATGGGCATCTACCTCAAGATCCCGGGGCTCACGCAGGCGTGGATCAGCAACTCCTACATGGACTACACCAGCATCGTCGCCGAGGACCCCGTGCTCCTCCACGTGTCCGGGTCCTTCTTCCTCGGCGACGCCAACGTCGTGCTCAAGGCCGTCAACGGCGTCGCCAGGGGCGTCCAGGTCGTCGGCAACATCTTCAGCGGCCGGGATAAGGGCGTCGACATCGTCCAGCTGGACGGCAAGTTTACCACCGTGGACCAGGTGT
This region includes:
- the LOC136496903 gene encoding polygalacturonase QRT3-like isoform X1, whose product is MEPPLEPAPGRRGRRLLPLLLLWALAFALAGGATAWPHPHPHGHGGSVGLGASAAAGAGAGRTMAGGGERWYRDLALRRMESVTSSFGARRDLATASASARVYHVTDYGADPTGAADATAAINKAIADAFRSPSNATMTGGIPDLGGAEVHLDGGTYLIKGPLTLPASGGGNFKIHSGSLRASDDFPTDRYLIELSASKSNGGGRSYDYEYATLRDLMLDCSYRGGGVTVVDSLRVAIDNCYVAHFASDGIAVRGGHETFIRNTFLGQHMTAGGDPGERGFTGTGIRLDGNDNSVSDVVIFSAATGIMVTAPANSISGVHCYNKATGFGGMGIYLKIPGLTQAWISNSYMDYTSIVAEDPVLLHVSGSFFLGDANVVLKAVNGVARGVQVVGNIFSGRDKGVDIVQLDGKFTTVDQVYVQQNSATGMTIKSTSARASAEGNGSSWTLDFSPVLLFPDRIGHVQYSLVTGDEFPGHTLRNVSGNQVVVATDKAVSATVHVLVDQNSD
- the LOC136496903 gene encoding polygalacturonase QRT3-like isoform X2 translates to MPCQPPLPAPRQTKDIRAAVLAPCQSHTIAASVRQSLVQRQQASASARVYHVTDYGADPTGAADATAAINKAIADAFRSPSNATMTGGIPDLGGAEVHLDGGTYLIKGPLTLPASGGGNFKIHSGSLRASDDFPTDRYLIELSASKSNGGGRSYDYEYATLRDLMLDCSYRGGGVTVVDSLRVAIDNCYVAHFASDGIAVRGGHETFIRNTFLGQHMTAGGDPGERGFTGTGIRLDGNDNSVSDVVIFSAATGIMVTAPANSISGVHCYNKATGFGGMGIYLKIPGLTQAWISNSYMDYTSIVAEDPVLLHVSGSFFLGDANVVLKAVNGVARGVQVVGNIFSGRDKGVDIVQLDGKFTTVDQVYVQQNSATGMTIKSTSARASAEGNGSSWTLDFSPVLLFPDRIGHVQYSLVTGDEFPGHTLRNVSGNQVVVATDKAVSATVHVLVDQNSD